In Hermetia illucens chromosome 5, iHerIll2.2.curated.20191125, whole genome shotgun sequence, a single window of DNA contains:
- the LOC119657191 gene encoding mediator of RNA polymerase II transcription subunit 8: protein MSREEKQLEMLLESVLSRLNDLKLSIGAMIHKLETEYETINWPTFLDNFALISSHLTGLSKILAKELGPPLRNLTVLPLHLSPERDESLWQLTEGRVPVFSHDIVPDYLRTKPEPAAEQRMLQHEQKASNLSAEAAMKQVTQYNKVVSHIAEMVSKTREEWEIESSARSGVQQTSSMTDTQALVAAVGMGKGLKVTMPVSVPGSAPSGGLMVPPTIRPPTQMSSVSPSGVNPLGKAPSSIKTNIKSASQIHPFNQR from the exons ATGTCCCGTGAGGAAAAACAACTTGAAATGCTCCTTGAATCAGTCCTGAGTCGACTGAACGATCTAAAACTTTCCATTGGCGCAATGATACACAAATTGGAGACCGAGTACGAAACCATCAACTGGCCGACGTTTCTTGATAATTTCGCTTTGATTTCAAGTCAT CTCACAGGTTTGTCGAAAATTCTGGCCAAGGAACTTGGTCCGCCGCTTAGAAATCTGACCGTGCTTCCGTTGCATCTTTCGCCGGAACGCGACGAAAGTTTGTGGCAGTTAACCGAGGGCCGGGTGCCGGTCTTTTCGCACGACATCGTTCCTGACTATCTGCGGACTAAACCTGAACCGGCGGCTGAACAAAGAATGCTTCAGCATGAACAGAAG GCGAGCAATTTATCAGCAGAAGCTGCCATGAAGCAAGTTACACAATACAACAAAGTCGTGTCTCACATCGCGGAGATGGTGAGTAAAACGCGCGAGGAGTGGGAGATAGAGTCGTCGGCGCGATCAG GCGTACAGCAAACAAGTAGCATGACAGACACACAGGCACTCGTAGCGGCGGTCGGCATGGGGAAGGGCCTTAAGGTGACCATGCCTGTATCTGTGCCGGGCTCCGCTCCCTCAGGAGGTCTCATGGTGCCGCCAACCATTCGCCCACCAACGCAGATGAGCTCTGTCAGCCCGTCGGGGGTGAACCCGCTCGGCAAGGCACCTTCTTCGATTaaaaccaacatcaaatctGCTTCACAAATTCACCCATTCAACCAGCGATGA